One region of Carya illinoinensis cultivar Pawnee chromosome 8, C.illinoinensisPawnee_v1, whole genome shotgun sequence genomic DNA includes:
- the LOC122317995 gene encoding alcohol dehydrogenase-like 2 isoform X4 has protein sequence MESHCTPEMAGKVIRCKAAVCRNPGEPLMIEEIEVDPPKAWEVRIKIICTSLCHSDLSFWKMKAPIGLFPRIFGHEAVGVVESVGEHVEELIKGDLVLPVFQPNCRKCRDCMSEKSNACSVFGKNISPDMPRDRTSRFKDLKGEVLHHFVGVSSFSEYTVVDEAHAVKITPDIPVDKACLLSCGVSTGLGSAWKVAAVEEGSTVAIFGLGAVGLAVAVGARLRGASKIIGVDLNPEKFEIGKKFGVTDFVNPATCTAEKPVSEVIKEMTDKGADYCFECIGLASLMQDAFESSREFSEVRVGERR, from the exons ATGGAGAGCCACTGCACCCCAGAAATGGCAGGAAAAGTAATCAGATGCAAAG CTGCAGTTTGTAGAAACCCGGGGGAGCCACTCATGATCGAGGAAATTGAAGTTGACCCACCTAAAGCTTGGGAGGTTCGGATCAAAATTATCTGCACATCCCTTTGTCACAGTgatctttccttttggaaaatGAAG GCACCCATTGGACTTTTTCCAAGAATTTTTGGGCACGAAGCTGTCGG TGTCGTTGAAAGTGTGGGAGAGCATGTAGAAGAGCTGATAAAGGGGGATCTAGTGTTGCCCGTGTTCCAACCAAACTGCAGGAAATGCAGGGATTGCATGTCGGAGAAGAGCAACGCCTGCTCGGTCTTTGGGAAAAACATCTCCCCCGACATGCCCAGGGACAGAACCAGCAGATTTAAGGATCTCAAGGGAGAAGTGTTGCACCATTTCGTTGGGGTTTCCAGCTTCTCCGAGTATACCGTGGTTGATGAAGCCCATGCCGTGAAAATTACTCCCGACATTCCTGTTGATAAAGCCTGCTTGCTTAGCTGCGGCGTCTCAACCG GGTTGGGATCAGCGTGGAAAGTGGCAGCGGTTGAAGAAGGATCCACAGTGGCTATCTTTGGGCTCGGTGCTGTTGGACTTGCG GTTGCGGTGGGAGCAAGACTCCGCGGAGCTTCGAAGATTATAGGTGTGGACTTGAATCCTGAAAAATTCGAGATAG GAAAGAAATTTGGAGTCACTGATTTTGTCAACCCAGCTACCTGTACTGCAGAAAAGCCAGTTAGCGAG GTAATCAAGGAGATGACTGATAAGGGTGCTGACTATTGCTTTGAGTGTATCGGGTTGGCATCATTAATGCAAGACGCTTTTGAAAGCAGCCGAGAG TTTTCTGAGGTCAGGGTTGGGGAAAGACGGTGA
- the LOC122317995 gene encoding alcohol dehydrogenase-like 2 isoform X2, whose product MESHCTPEMAGKVIRCKAAVCRNPGEPLMIEEIEVDPPKAWEVRIKIICTSLCHSDLSFWKMKAPIGLFPRIFGHEAVGVVESVGEHVEELIKGDLVLPVFQPNCRKCRDCMSEKSNACSVFGKNISPDMPRDRTSRFKDLKGEVLHHFVGVSSFSEYTVVDEAHAVKITPDIPVDKACLLSCGVSTGLGSAWKVAAVEEGSTVAIFGLGAVGLAVAVGARLRGASKIIGVDLNPEKFEIGKKFGVTDFVNPATCTAEKPVSEVIKEMTDKGADYCFECIGLASLMQDAFESSREGWGKTVIIGVEMHGSPLTVSSYELLRGKSVVGSFFGGLKPKSDIPLLIKKYLDKELSLDEFITHELSFQEINKAFELLQAGKSLRCIIWMDR is encoded by the exons ATGGAGAGCCACTGCACCCCAGAAATGGCAGGAAAAGTAATCAGATGCAAAG CTGCAGTTTGTAGAAACCCGGGGGAGCCACTCATGATCGAGGAAATTGAAGTTGACCCACCTAAAGCTTGGGAGGTTCGGATCAAAATTATCTGCACATCCCTTTGTCACAGTgatctttccttttggaaaatGAAG GCACCCATTGGACTTTTTCCAAGAATTTTTGGGCACGAAGCTGTCGG TGTCGTTGAAAGTGTGGGAGAGCATGTAGAAGAGCTGATAAAGGGGGATCTAGTGTTGCCCGTGTTCCAACCAAACTGCAGGAAATGCAGGGATTGCATGTCGGAGAAGAGCAACGCCTGCTCGGTCTTTGGGAAAAACATCTCCCCCGACATGCCCAGGGACAGAACCAGCAGATTTAAGGATCTCAAGGGAGAAGTGTTGCACCATTTCGTTGGGGTTTCCAGCTTCTCCGAGTATACCGTGGTTGATGAAGCCCATGCCGTGAAAATTACTCCCGACATTCCTGTTGATAAAGCCTGCTTGCTTAGCTGCGGCGTCTCAACCG GGTTGGGATCAGCGTGGAAAGTGGCAGCGGTTGAAGAAGGATCCACAGTGGCTATCTTTGGGCTCGGTGCTGTTGGACTTGCG GTTGCGGTGGGAGCAAGACTCCGCGGAGCTTCGAAGATTATAGGTGTGGACTTGAATCCTGAAAAATTCGAGATAG GAAAGAAATTTGGAGTCACTGATTTTGTCAACCCAGCTACCTGTACTGCAGAAAAGCCAGTTAGCGAG GTAATCAAGGAGATGACTGATAAGGGTGCTGACTATTGCTTTGAGTGTATCGGGTTGGCATCATTAATGCAAGACGCTTTTGAAAGCAGCCGAGAG GGTTGGGGAAAGACGGTGATAATTGGTGTGGAGATGCATGGCTCGCCGTTGACCGTCAGTTCCTACGAACTTCTGAGAGGCAAAAGTGTCGTCGGCTCATTCTTCGGAGGTCTCAAACCCAAATCCGACATTCCTCTCCTAATCAAGAAATACCTTGATAAG GAGCTTAGTTTGGACGAGTTCATAACACATGAGTTGAGCTTCCAAGAAATTAACAAAGCCTTCGAATTGCTCCAAGCAGGGAAGAGCCTCCGTTGCATTATATGGATGGATCGCTAG
- the LOC122318759 gene encoding uncharacterized protein LOC122318759, with protein sequence MDPSQPNSPFFIGSNDNSGSLLVTQMLDSSNYHSWARSMKRALRIKNKLGFIDGSICEPQDPNSPLIDHWLRCNDIVITWLQNTMSVDIKASTLYAETAHQLWLDLEQRLAQQNALRIYEVK encoded by the coding sequence ATGGATCCTTCTCAGCCAAATAGTCCATTCTTCATTGGCAGTAATGATAATTCTGGATCCCTACTTGTCACACAAATGCTAGACTCGAGCAACTATCATTCATGGGCAAGATCCATGAAAAGGGCTCTTAGAATCAAAAATAAGTTGGGGTTCATTGATGGTAGTATTTGTGAACCACAAGATCCAAACAGCCCTTTAATTGACCATTGGCTTCGTTGCAATGATATTGTCATCACTTGGCTGCAAAATACCATGTCTGTTGACATCAAAGCCAGTACTCTCTATGCTGAAACAGCACATCAACTTTGGCTGGATCTTGAACAACGCTTGGCACAACAAAATGCTCTAAGAATTTATGAGGTGAAGTAA
- the LOC122317995 gene encoding alcohol dehydrogenase-like 2 isoform X3, with protein sequence MESHCTPEMAGKVIRCKAAVCRNPGEPLMIEEIEVDPPKAWEVRIKIICTSLCHSDLSFWKMKAPIGLFPRIFGHEAVGVVESVGEHVEELIKGDLVLPVFQPNCRKCRDCMSEKSNACSVFGKNISPDMPRDRTSRFKDLKGEVLHHFVGVSSFSEYTVVDEAHAVKITPDIPVDKACLLSCGVSTGLGSAWKVAAVEEGSTVAIFGLGAVGLAVAVGARLRGASKIIGVDLNPEKFEIGKKFGVTDFVNPATCTAEKPVSEVIKEMTDKGADYCFECIGLASLMQDAFESSREVLCLSLSSPLFMHGCMQYGSFQFRVGRASVALYGWIARQCWYLAIFCINDRVLLYTNKFVYRSAYQYRYFHIQNLN encoded by the exons ATGGAGAGCCACTGCACCCCAGAAATGGCAGGAAAAGTAATCAGATGCAAAG CTGCAGTTTGTAGAAACCCGGGGGAGCCACTCATGATCGAGGAAATTGAAGTTGACCCACCTAAAGCTTGGGAGGTTCGGATCAAAATTATCTGCACATCCCTTTGTCACAGTgatctttccttttggaaaatGAAG GCACCCATTGGACTTTTTCCAAGAATTTTTGGGCACGAAGCTGTCGG TGTCGTTGAAAGTGTGGGAGAGCATGTAGAAGAGCTGATAAAGGGGGATCTAGTGTTGCCCGTGTTCCAACCAAACTGCAGGAAATGCAGGGATTGCATGTCGGAGAAGAGCAACGCCTGCTCGGTCTTTGGGAAAAACATCTCCCCCGACATGCCCAGGGACAGAACCAGCAGATTTAAGGATCTCAAGGGAGAAGTGTTGCACCATTTCGTTGGGGTTTCCAGCTTCTCCGAGTATACCGTGGTTGATGAAGCCCATGCCGTGAAAATTACTCCCGACATTCCTGTTGATAAAGCCTGCTTGCTTAGCTGCGGCGTCTCAACCG GGTTGGGATCAGCGTGGAAAGTGGCAGCGGTTGAAGAAGGATCCACAGTGGCTATCTTTGGGCTCGGTGCTGTTGGACTTGCG GTTGCGGTGGGAGCAAGACTCCGCGGAGCTTCGAAGATTATAGGTGTGGACTTGAATCCTGAAAAATTCGAGATAG GAAAGAAATTTGGAGTCACTGATTTTGTCAACCCAGCTACCTGTACTGCAGAAAAGCCAGTTAGCGAG GTAATCAAGGAGATGACTGATAAGGGTGCTGACTATTGCTTTGAGTGTATCGGGTTGGCATCATTAATGCAAGACGCTTTTGAAAGCAGCCGAGAGGTTCTCTGTCTCTCCCTATCCTCGCCTTTATTTATGCATGGATGCATGCAATATGGATCCTTTCAATTTCGAGTC GGAAGAGCCTCCGTTGCATTATATGGATGGATCGCTAGACAATGTTGGTACCTAGCTATCTTTTGTATTAAtgatagagttttgctatatacaaataaatttgTGTACCGATCTGCTTATCAATACCGCtactttcatattcaaaatttaaattag
- the LOC122317954 gene encoding VQ motif-containing protein 9-like: MMDKSCQSTTIPAATTSASTNSSGSNNNINRDQYLRHLNMLSHKISKPIIKKSPSDPANQSQSLNQNHPQSQPASQQPQVQQQVQAQAQQQHQPPVYNINKNDFRDVVQKLTGSPVHKRFSTPQPIQAPKPPSSRLHRIRPPPLAQVCNRPPPLLESGDLRAQQPIMNQNFPITAPTSSFVQFGQSITPLSPLPPFPSVHTVAESPVSAYKRYLQNPVSTVDSNPTQFSGFSPLAPLVSPRWNNLIPPPHQGLTPPPSATIPSQPQFPIPISPLPFGCFNSPRSLYSLLSPGLLFPPSPDQLEFPQLPLSPTVQVESPRWKAV, from the coding sequence ATGATGGATAAAAGCTGTCAATCCACCACCATCCCTGCCGCTACTACGTCTGCTTCCACAAACAGCAGTGGtagcaataataatatcaacaGAGACCAATACCTCAGACACCTCAACATGCTTTCCCACAAGATCTCTAAACCCATCATCAAAAAATCCCCTAGTGATCCCGCCAATCAAAGTCAAAGTCTTAATCAAAATCACCCTCAATCACAACCAGCCTCACAACAGCCACAGGTCCAGCAGCAGGTACAGGCACAGGCGCAGCAGCAGCATCAGCCGCCGGTGTACAATATCAACAAGAACGACTTCAGGGACGTGGTTCAGAAGCTCACAGGCTCACCAGTACACAAGCGTTTCTCGACGCCGCAACCTATTCAAGCACCCAAGCCTCCCAGCTCCCGACTCCATCGTATTCGCCCTCCACCACTTGCGCAAGTCTGCAATCGGCCCCCTCCCCTGCTAGAGAGCGGCGATCTCCGTGCACAGCAACCCATCATGAACCAAAATTTCCCCATCACTGCCCCGACTTCCAGCTTTGTTCAATTTGGACAATCCATAACGCCGTTATCCCCTTTGCCGCCGTTCCCATCCGTCCACACGGTGGCCGAGTCGCCCGTCTCGGCCTACAAGCGATACCTCCAGAACCCAGTCTCCACCGTCGATTCGAACCCTACGCAATTCTCGGGATTCTCGCCGCTAGCACCTCTAGTCTCGCCCCGCTGGAACAATTTAATTCCACCTCCGCATCAGGGATTAACTCCTCCGCCATCGGCTACGATACCGTCACAGCCGCAGTTCCCGATACCGATCTCACCGCTTCCATTCGGGTGTTTTAATTCGCCGAGGTCACTGTACTCCTTACTTTCCCCAGGCCTGCTGTTTCCGCCTTCGCCCGATCAATTAGAGTTTCCGCAGCTCCCGCTTTCGCCCACAGTACAGGTTGAGAGCCCCAGATGGAAGGCCGTTTGA
- the LOC122317995 gene encoding alcohol dehydrogenase-like 2 isoform X1, translated as MESHCTPEMAGKVIRCKAAVCRNPGEPLMIEEIEVDPPKAWEVRIKIICTSLCHSDLSFWKMKAPIGLFPRIFGHEAVGVVESVGEHVEELIKGDLVLPVFQPNCRKCRDCMSEKSNACSVFGKNISPDMPRDRTSRFKDLKGEVLHHFVGVSSFSEYTVVDEAHAVKITPDIPVDKACLLSCGVSTGLGSAWKVAAVEEGSTVAIFGLGAVGLAVAVGARLRGASKIIGVDLNPEKFEIGKKFGVTDFVNPATCTAEKPVSEVIKEMTDKGADYCFECIGLASLMQDAFESSREGWGKTVIIGVEMHGSPLTVSSYELLRGKSVVGSFFGGLKPKSDIPLLIKKYLDKSVFVLQELSLDEFITHELSFQEINKAFELLQAGKSLRCIIWMDR; from the exons ATGGAGAGCCACTGCACCCCAGAAATGGCAGGAAAAGTAATCAGATGCAAAG CTGCAGTTTGTAGAAACCCGGGGGAGCCACTCATGATCGAGGAAATTGAAGTTGACCCACCTAAAGCTTGGGAGGTTCGGATCAAAATTATCTGCACATCCCTTTGTCACAGTgatctttccttttggaaaatGAAG GCACCCATTGGACTTTTTCCAAGAATTTTTGGGCACGAAGCTGTCGG TGTCGTTGAAAGTGTGGGAGAGCATGTAGAAGAGCTGATAAAGGGGGATCTAGTGTTGCCCGTGTTCCAACCAAACTGCAGGAAATGCAGGGATTGCATGTCGGAGAAGAGCAACGCCTGCTCGGTCTTTGGGAAAAACATCTCCCCCGACATGCCCAGGGACAGAACCAGCAGATTTAAGGATCTCAAGGGAGAAGTGTTGCACCATTTCGTTGGGGTTTCCAGCTTCTCCGAGTATACCGTGGTTGATGAAGCCCATGCCGTGAAAATTACTCCCGACATTCCTGTTGATAAAGCCTGCTTGCTTAGCTGCGGCGTCTCAACCG GGTTGGGATCAGCGTGGAAAGTGGCAGCGGTTGAAGAAGGATCCACAGTGGCTATCTTTGGGCTCGGTGCTGTTGGACTTGCG GTTGCGGTGGGAGCAAGACTCCGCGGAGCTTCGAAGATTATAGGTGTGGACTTGAATCCTGAAAAATTCGAGATAG GAAAGAAATTTGGAGTCACTGATTTTGTCAACCCAGCTACCTGTACTGCAGAAAAGCCAGTTAGCGAG GTAATCAAGGAGATGACTGATAAGGGTGCTGACTATTGCTTTGAGTGTATCGGGTTGGCATCATTAATGCAAGACGCTTTTGAAAGCAGCCGAGAG GGTTGGGGAAAGACGGTGATAATTGGTGTGGAGATGCATGGCTCGCCGTTGACCGTCAGTTCCTACGAACTTCTGAGAGGCAAAAGTGTCGTCGGCTCATTCTTCGGAGGTCTCAAACCCAAATCCGACATTCCTCTCCTAATCAAGAAATACCTTGATAAG TCTGTGTTTGTGTTGCAGGAGCTTAGTTTGGACGAGTTCATAACACATGAGTTGAGCTTCCAAGAAATTAACAAAGCCTTCGAATTGCTCCAAGCAGGGAAGAGCCTCCGTTGCATTATATGGATGGATCGCTAG
- the LOC122319234 gene encoding 14-3-3-like protein, which translates to MAVAPSAREENVYMAKLAEQAERYEEMVEFMEKVTASAENEELSVEERNLLSVAYKNVIGARRASWRIISSIEQKEESRGNEDHVATICDYRSKIESELSSICDGILKLLDTRLIPSASSGDSKVFYLKMKGDYHRYLAEFKTGADRKEAAESTLTAYKSAQDIANAELAPTHPIRLGLALNFSVFHYEILNSPDRACSLAKQAFDEAIAELDTLGEESYKDSTLIMQLLRDNLTLWSSDMQDDGADEIKDAAPKPDEQQGAH; encoded by the exons ATGGCGGTGGCACCCTCAGCTCGCGAAGAGAACGTGTACATGGCAAAGCTGGCCGAGCAGGCCGAACGCTACGAGGAGATGGTGGAGTTCATGGAGAAGGTCACGGCCTCGGCGGAGAACGAGGAGCTGTCCGTGGAGGAACGTAACCTCCTCTCCGTGGCCTACAAGAACGTGATCGGAGCGCGCCGAGCCTCCTGGCGCATCATCTCCTCCATCGAGCAGAAGGAGGAGAGTCGCGGCAACGAAGACCACGTCGCCACCATCTGCGACTACCGATCCAAGATCGAGTCCGAGCTTTCCTCCATCTGCGACGGCATCCTCAAACTCCTTGACACGCGCCTCATTCCCTCCGCCTCCTCCGGTGACTCCAAGGTCTTCTACCTCAAGATGAAGGGCGATTACCACAGGTACTTGGCAGAGTTCAAGACCGGAGCCGACCGCAAGGAGGCTGCCGAGAGCACCCTCACTGCCTACAAATCCGCTCAG GATATCGCAAACGCGGAGCTGGCTCCTACGCATCCAATCCGGCTTGGACTTGCTCTGAACTTCTCTGTATTTCACTACGAGATTCTGAATTCCCCCGATCGTGCTTGCAGCCTTGCTAAGCAG GCTTTTGATGAAGCAATTGCTGAGTTGGATACCCTGGGCGAGGAGTCATACAAGGATAGCACTTTGATCATGCAACTTCTCCGTGACAACCTCACTCTTTGGAGCTCCGACATGCAG GATGATGGGGCAGATGAGATCAAAGATGCAGCACCCAAACCCGATGAACAGCAAGGAGCTCATTGA